The Rhodopirellula halodulae genome includes the window AGTGGTTTCCAGCGACTACACCGTCACGATGGAAGCTCAGTTCCAACAACCTTTGATGCGAAACCGAGGCACCTTGGTCAACCGAATCCCGGTTGTCTTGGCCAGCCTGAATGAAGACGTGTCGATCGCTGAATATGAAATCCAAGTTCGCAACTTGGTTCGTGATGTCGAGAACGCTTACTGGGATCTGTACGTCAACTATCGAGCCGTGGCCACCGCGGTGGTCGCTCGCAACAGTGCGATGGCGACGCAACAGGTCGCACAACTGGCACTGGAAAATGGTACCGGAACGCTGCAAGAGCTGTCGCAAGCCAAAGGACAGTACTTTCAGTTTCAAGCACAACTCGAAGCCGCTTTGGCCGGATCGAACTTGCCAGGGCCGGATCGCTTTGGCGTCTACGGAGCTGAGAACCGTTTGCGTCAGCTGATGGGATTGGCGGCAACGGACGGACGTTTGATTCGTCCGATCGACGAACCAACCTTGGCACGAGTGGAATTCGATTGGCACGAGTCGGTTGCACAGATGCTTTATCTGTCGCCCGAACTGCGTCAAACCAAGACTCGAATCAAACAGCAAGAATTGGAACTCATTTCCGTCAAGAATCAAATCCTTCCCGAGGTGAACCTGTCGCTCTTGTACCGCTGGGTCGGTGTCGGCGACACGCTCGGACCTCCGGACGGTGGCACGGGAGACTTCCCGACTCCTGGCAGCTCGGCGTTGGCCGGTCTGACCGGCGGCGATTTCCAAGAAGGTGCGGTTCGATTGGAAGTGACACCACCAGCGTTTGGTGCACGCAAAGAGTTGGCTCGAATTCGAAATACCAAACTGCGAATCGTTCGTGAGCGATCGAAGTTGCAAGAAGACGAACGATTGCTCGTGAGCAACCTATCCGACGCGGTTCGCAAAGCTCGTTCGCACTACCAGCTGACGCACACCAATGCCCAGCAGTGGCAAGCGTTCGAGACCGAAGTGGAAACTCGTTTGGCCGAATACGATGCCGGGACGCGAGACATCAACGTGGTCCTGCAAAGTCAACAACGCAAGGCTCAAGCCGAGATCAGCTACTACCGTGCACTGGCCGAGTACAGCAAATCGCTGAGCTACGTCGACTACTTAAAAGGAACGTTGCTGGCTAACAGCGGCATCACCTTGCGAGAAGGACCCTGGAACAAGAAGGCCTACTGGGACGCACTGGAACGTGCTCGCGAACGAAGTGCGGGTAAGAAGTTGCAGTACGGTGTGACTCGCCCCGGTGTGGTTCGCCAAGGACCGGTTCGCAATGCGGATGCGGCTTCGGAAATCATCGGCAGCGGAACGACCACCCACGGTCAGACCTTGCCACCGACCGAATTGGACAGCAACGGACAAGTGATCTTTGGCGACGCCAACGGTGGAATCTGGCCAGCCGACATGGGTGTGACT containing:
- a CDS encoding TolC family protein produces the protein MKRSLIRLTAQLQLGITLLMACGCAPTQPFFLNESPDLNYYLNTATQIEYPDVDVESLPETTESLPPLSIGNHDYQFWDLTLEEATNIALQNAKFYVTTSGIAEARQNVSDQFISGTADQFGSIWDVAIQQSTTQSVPLTVDSNGNRTLPRGVLRANQVGGVEDALAEFDAQASGFISYSNTDRPRNSGNSAVSTSLFQSDDVTAQAAISKRLATGGVATLRHQLIYGHNNLPTAPLAANSASRVVSSDYTVTMEAQFQQPLMRNRGTLVNRIPVVLASLNEDVSIAEYEIQVRNLVRDVENAYWDLYVNYRAVATAVVARNSAMATQQVAQLALENGTGTLQELSQAKGQYFQFQAQLEAALAGSNLPGPDRFGVYGAENRLRQLMGLAATDGRLIRPIDEPTLARVEFDWHESVAQMLYLSPELRQTKTRIKQQELELISVKNQILPEVNLSLLYRWVGVGDTLGPPDGGTGDFPTPGSSALAGLTGGDFQEGAVRLEVTPPAFGARKELARIRNTKLRIVRERSKLQEDERLLVSNLSDAVRKARSHYQLTHTNAQQWQAFETEVETRLAEYDAGTRDINVVLQSQQRKAQAEISYYRALAEYSKSLSYVDYLKGTLLANSGITLREGPWNKKAYWDALERARERSAGKKLQYGVTRPGVVRQGPVRNADAASEIIGSGTTTHGQTLPPTELDSNGQVIFGDANGGIWPADMGVTRDAIRIEDQPLTEMGNSTQELLQAPQSMERLSPPVTVPTPAPSIESAQPLSAPANASPNSGASWGTSRHVQPAAYSAPARVSVSPSTAEPAEYAPQPVRRKPLPR